A region of Sugiyamaella lignohabitans strain CBS 10342 chromosome A, complete sequence DNA encodes the following proteins:
- the LYS14 gene encoding Lys14p (Transcriptional activator involved in regulating lysine biosynthesis; involved in the regulation of genes of the lysine biosynthesis pathway; requires 2-aminoadipate semialdehyde as co-inducer; GO_component: GO:0005634 - nucleus [Evidence IEA,IEA,IEA]; GO_component: GO:0005634 - nucleus [Evidence IDA] [PMID 10975256]; GO_function: GO:0003677 - DNA binding [Evidence IEA]; GO_function: GO:0000978 - RNA polymerase II core promoter proximal region sequence-specific DNA binding [Evidence IDA] [PMID 9701810]; GO_function: GO:0001077 - RNA polymerase II core promoter proximal region sequence-specific DNA binding transcription factor activity involved in positive regulation of transcription [Evidence ISA] [PMID 7935367]; GO_function: GO:0046872 - metal ion binding [Evidence IEA]; GO_function: GO:0043565 - sequence-specific DNA binding [Evidence IDA] [PMID 19111667]; GO_function: GO:0043565 - sequence-specific DNA binding [Evidence IDA] [PMID 19158363]; GO_function: GO:0000981 - sequence-specific DNA binding RNA polymerase II transcription factor activity [Evidence IEA]; GO_function: GO:0008270 - zinc ion binding [Evidence IEA]; GO_process: GO:0008652 - cellular amino acid biosynthetic process [Evidence IEA]; GO_process: GO:0009085 - lysine biosynthetic process [Evidence IEA]; GO_process: GO:2001196 - positive regulation of lysine biosynthetic process via alpha-aminoadipate and saccharopine [Evidence IMP] [PMID 3123231]; GO_process: GO:0045944 - positive regulation of transcription from RNA polymerase II promoter [Evidence IDA] [PMID 11952910]; GO_process: GO:0045944 - positive regulation of transcription from RNA polymerase II promoter [Evidence IMP] [PMID 3123231]; GO_process: GO:0045944 - positive regulation of transcription from RNA polymerase II promoter [Evidence IDA] [PMID 7935367]; GO_process: GO:0006355 - regulation of transcription, DNA-templated [Evidence IEA,IEA]; GO_process: GO:0006366 - transcription from RNA polymerase II promoter [Evidence IEA]; GO_process: GO:0006351 - transcription, DNA-templated [Evidence IEA]) → MTITEPPPFFDEALLHDEDWISHAGLLATNLNDLVSMRLGEMSIDFSNSQNTIPPTELFMTEFVQDKSDIHHNVPVDYIKVSPKHQPYLNEFYHWFAKVILPFSAHFNGVDLNPVRDVLLTYAARERYLLLALLACGATSSHKKTSLAADELAYGEYLTTCIQSLEPIFNVETTLVSKIESILLTVLVLTSDHASSSNQNWRAHLQGAKELLLKYTSQSKQSHVLFLCKSWYSSIELLAALGAPNGGTLRSDRELELLISPDNPVEMKSLTQLHLYGPNGFSLLHGYSKQLVTLIRDMVKLLHKTRPWNDDRKSLPSGADNRSMDLISYKEVLRVLSGLYQQLDYTVGDPSPLNGLSSEAVEIVKQNNKQVSICWYDVSNKSYTLAALITMFTSVQGLSKHSPIVQGAVKELLSLVNFLDGRVESYGTFMLQLPMFVAGYNVIDDSDAAKIERFFKLLDELGAGSANHVLKKMKKVWGGAYSSEAATSGDDEKDILAY, encoded by the coding sequence ATGACTATTACCGAGCCACCACCATTCTTCGATGAAGCTCTGCTACATGACGAAGACTGGATCTCACACGCGGGACTACTTGCAACCAACCTCAATGATCTAGTAAGCATGCGACTGGGAGAGATGTCTATAGACTTTTCCAATTCGCAAAATACTATTCCGCCAACAGAACTTTTCATGACAGAGTTTGTCCAGGACAAATCAGATATCCACCACAATGTACCTGTAGACTACATCAAAGTGAGTCCAAAACACCAACCATATCTGAACGAGTTCTATCATTGGTTCGCCAAAGTCATTCTACCCTTCTCAGCACATTTCAATGGCGTTGACCTCAACCCAGTGCGAGACGTCCTATTAACATATGCTGCTCGCGAGAGATATCTCCTACTGGCATTATTAGCATGTGGTGCCACGTCATCACATAAAAAGACGTCACTCGCAGCAGATGAATTAGCCTATGGAGAGTATTTGACAACATGCATCCAATCGCTAGAACCGATATTTAATGTTGAAACTACACTAGTATCAAAGATCGAGTCAATTCTACTGACAGTGCTGGTTCTAACGTCAGACCACGCATCGAGCAGCAATCAGAACTGGCGAGCTCATCTTCAAGGAGCAAAGGAGCTACTACTAAAATACACATCCCAATCGAAGCAGTCACATGTCTTATTTCTGTGCAAAAGCTGGTACTCTTCAATTGAGCTTCTTGCAGCATTAGGAGCGCCGAACGGAGGGACCCTGAGATCAGATCGAGAGCTGGAGTTGCTAATCTCACCTGACAACCCAGTCGAAATGAAATCTCTGACACAACTTCATCTCTACGGTCCTAACGGGTTTAGTCTGTTACATGGATATTCCAAGCAATTAGTGACTCTAATTCGTGACATGGTAAAGCTTCTACATAAAACGAGACCCTGGAACGATGATAGAAAAAGTTTGCCATCAGGGGCCGATAACCGGAGCATGGATCTTATATCGTACAAGGAAGTATTGAGGGTCTTATCAGGGTTGTATCAGCAACTAGACTACACAGTTGGCGACCCATCACCACTCAACGGCCTGTCAAGTGAGGCCGTGGAAATAGTCAAACAGAACAACAAGCAAGTCTCGATTTGCTGGTATGACGTTTCCAACAAATCATATACCCTTGCAGCACTAATAACCATGTTTACGAGTGTACAGGGCTTGTCGAAGCATTCACCTATCGTTCAGGGTGCAGTTAAAGAGCTCCTGTCACTAGTAAATTTCCTAGACGGCCGAGTAGAATCGTATGGAACGTTCATGCTCCAGCTACCAATGTTTGTTGCAGGCTATAATGTCATCGATGATTCGGATGCTGCGAAAATAGAAAGGTTTTTCAAGCTGTTAGACGAGCTCGGCGCTGGGTCTGCCAACCATGTCctcaagaaaatgaaaaaggTATGGGGCGGTGCATACTCCAGCGAAGCAGCCACTAGCGGCGACGACGAAAAAGATATCCTAGCTTACTAG
- the RGP1 gene encoding Rgp1p (Subunit of a Golgi membrane exchange factor (Ric1p-Rgp1p); this complex catalyzes nucleotide exchange on Ypt6p; GO_component: GO:0005794 - Golgi apparatus [Evidence IEA,IEA]; GO_component: GO:0005794 - Golgi apparatus [Evidence IDA] [PMID 10990452]; GO_component: GO:0000139 - Golgi membrane [Evidence IPI] [PMID 10990452]; GO_component: GO:0034066 - RIC1-RGP1 guanyl-nucleotide exchange factor complex [Evidence IPI] [PMID 10990452]; GO_component: GO:0032045 - guanyl-nucleotide exchange factor complex [Evidence IDA] [PMID 10990452]; GO_function: GO:0005085 - guanyl-nucleotide exchange factor activity [Evidence IEA]; GO_function: GO:0005085 - guanyl-nucleotide exchange factor activity [Evidence IDA,IPI] [PMID 10990452]; GO_process: GO:0007049 - cell cycle [Evidence IEA]; GO_process: GO:0051301 - cell division [Evidence IEA]; GO_process: GO:0007067 - mitotic nuclear division [Evidence IEA]; GO_process: GO:0043087 - regulation of GTPase activity [Evidence IEA]; GO_process: GO:0042147 - retrograde transport, endosome to Golgi [Evidence IPI] [PMID 10990452]; GO_process: GO:0042147 - retrograde transport, endosome to Golgi [Evidence IMP] [PMID 11082047]) codes for MPSSRSNIRVEVTFKNPVVFAGESLNAIVTFRNISVGESGLEEGGSSGYRGNNGQQGGGHQRYKSTIDASLSQKPRPHRKLGRSADLSNGKDPILEADSDNNHLNGNGTKNGLETDREAVSGSAHGSDGVPTEASSGIDSSVDSPVRENSRAALADDDDDSSWLSGRRLSMQLANSFREFYNGGNNSSTAITRSSTGLGRSASTATRGGSKLTRSSTGAGGRSGINASGDNGAISYQSSLAASRNNLALAGSQGLPPVNLLMGFAQLQGYFQVDDTIVSAEVFEHVKTQGIVVGHNGLEYKSGRGDTGLLRGLTSGLGSFGGFGSFFKSDDNPNSNPTARHGVSNSGSGANNGPSDIPIFSTPQSLLFVDLKLAPGESKSFSYQLNIPKTLPPSCRAKAISIYYNLVIGTQKLSSRGTPEPKIILVPFRVFPFVDSSGNQPSHNLHDPIVLKKDEAVITQLNERRPSVKSFEALEQKQRSPNTNQDSPAFKKCKEDFTNYLDDLLTNTEPLSGDTSLSDIKLGQESSRLLRHRSSLPVVGGQEEYTARENIDFFIKYYQQIQAQQSQASPQLALEMPNSDSQFDPPSISPPQLQPQLAPELKTSSMPQLTSHKVSFDINLHGHRIAFIYLSRPIYRIGEDIILVFDFTSSVLNCHHITATLETTEKLGADISLKSPQEVVSITRRIFSHTAISTFASSRTCLQFTIPSTGTPQFSTSDISLGWSIRIDFITSSHRLPDDQQSLLKHASPPSASSTVLRAKSALASETFSCRIPIQVYPTNQDIRALLDHHSGMMSRRWVI; via the coding sequence ATGCCCAGTTCACGGTCTAATATTAGGGTGGAGGTCACCTTTAAGAACCCCGTAGTCTTTGCTGGTGAGTCTCTGAATGCCATAGTCACGTTCAGGAATATATCTGTTGGTGAATCTGGTCTTGAAGAAGGTGGTAGCTCTGGTTACAGGGGCAATAATGGTCAGCAGGGAGGTGGCCATCAGCGATATAAGTCGACAATCGATGCCAGTTTATCACAGAAGCCTCGCCCCCACAGGAAATTGGGCCGAAGTGCTGACTTGTCAAATGGAAAAGATCCTATATTAGAGGCCGATTCTGACAACAACCACTTAAATGGCAACGGGACTAAAAATGGTCTGGAAACAGATCGTGAAGCTGTCAGTGGAAGTGCCCATGGAAGCGATGGCGTCCCCACTGAAGCATCGTCTGGTATAGACTCGTCGGTGGATTCTCCAGTTAGAGAGAACAGTAGAGCTGCTCTtgcagatgatgatgacgactcCTCGTGGCTTTCTGGTCGTCGATTATCTATGCAATTGGCCAATTCGTTTCGAGAGTTCTACAATGGCGGTAATAACAGTTCGACTGCTATCACAAGGTCGTCTACAGGACTGGGGCGCTCGGCTTCAACTGCTACGCGAGGTGGTTCAAAATTAACCAGATCTTCGACTGGTGCAGGTGGCAGATCCGGTATAAATGCTTCTGGTGACAATGGTGCTATCAGCTATCAATCCAGTCTCGCCGCCAGTCGCAATAATCTTGCATTGGCAGGCTCTCAAGGACTCCCGCCAGTAAATCTCTTGATGGGATTTGCTCAATTGCAAGGATACTTTCAAGTCGATGACACGATAGTGTCGGCGGAGGTATTTGAACATGTAAAGACACAGGGAATTGTCGTTGGTCATAATGGATTAGAGTATAAGAGTGGTCGTGGTGACACTGGTCTTCTAAGAGGACTGACCTCTGGACTAGGTTCCTTTGGTGGGTTTGGTTCCTTTTTTAAATCTGACGATAATCCGAATAGTAATCCCACGGCTCGCCATGGTGTTTCTAATTCTGGGTCGGGTGCCAATAACGGCCCCTCTGATATCCCCATCTTTTCGACCCCGCAGTCGCTactgtttgttgatttgaAACTGGCTCCTGGTGAGTCAAAGTCTTTTAGCTATCAACTCAATATTCCAAAGACACTGCCACCGTCTTGTAGAGCGAAAGCCATCAGCATTTACTATAACCTTGTTATTGGAACCCAGAAGCTCAGTTCGCGTGGAACTCCCGAACCAAAAATTATTCTGGTACCATTCCGAGTGTTTCCCTTTGTCGATAGTTCTGGTAACCAGCCCAGCCACAACCTTCATGATCCAATTGTATTAAAGAAAGATGAGGCCGTCATTACTCAGCTTAACGAAAGACGACCAAGTGTCAAAAGTTTTGAGGCTCTGGAGCAAAAACAACGATCGCCTAATACTAATCAGGATAGTCCTGCATTCAAGAAATGTAAAGAAGATTTTACTAATTATCTTGATGACCTCTTAACAAACACTGAACCTCTTTCAGGGGATACATCTCTGAGCGATATAAAACTAGGCCAAGAATCGTCTCGTCTCTTACGGCATCGGTCATCGCTCCCTGTAGTGGGTGGACAAGAAGAATATACAGCACGAGAGAATatcgatttttttattaagtACTATCAACAGATACAAGCTCAACAGTCACAAGCATCTCCCCAACTGGCCCTCGAAATGCCCAATTCCGATTCGCAGTTTGATCCACCTTCAATATCACCCCCACAGTTGCAACCACAATTAGCACCCGAACTAAAAACATCATCGATGCCCCAGCTAACGTCTCATAAAGTCAGCTTCGACATTAACCTCCATGGTCATCGTATTGCATTTATTTACCTATCAAGACCGATTTATAGAATAGGAGAAGATATTATTCTCGTGTTTGATTTCACCAGTTCTGTTCTAAACTGTCATCATATCACTGCCACATTAGAGACTACTGAGAAGTTAGGTGCCGATATTTCATTGAAATCGCCACAAGAAGTCGTGTCCATAACTCGAAGGATATTCTCACACACTGCTATTTCAACATTTGCCTCATCCAGAACATGTCTTCAGTTTACAATTCCATCCACCGGCACGCCACAATTCAGTACATCAGACATTTCGCTGGGATGGTCAATCAGAATCGACTTTATCACCAGCTCACATCGCTTGCCAGATGACCAGCAGTCACTACTCAAGCATGCATCACCTCCATCAGCCTCTTCTACGGTCCTTCGAGCAAAATCGGCCCTTGCTAGTGAGACTTTTAGTTGTCGTATCCCTATTCAGGTGTACCCAACAAATCAAGATATCCGGGCTCTTTTGGACCATCATTCCGGTATGATGAGTAGACGTTGGGTTATTTAA
- the AVL9 gene encoding Avl9p (Conserved protein involved in exocytic transport from the Golgi; mutation is synthetically lethal with apl2 vps1 double mutation; member of a protein superfamily with orthologs in diverse organisms; relocalizes from bud neck to cytoplasm upon DNA replication stress; GO_component: GO:0005934 - cellular bud tip [Evidence IDA] [PMID 22842922]; GO_component: GO:0005737 - cytoplasm [Evidence IEA,IEA]; GO_component: GO:0005737 - cytoplasm [Evidence IDA] [PMID 14562095]; GO_component: GO:0005737 - cytoplasm [Evidence IDA] [PMID 22842922]; GO_function: GO:0003674 - molecular_function [Evidence ND]; GO_process: GO:0006892 - post-Golgi vesicle-mediated transport [Evidence IMP] [PMID 17229886]), with the protein MDHAHERIEEDHPDNEGDLEITGSNQVEPTRTEEEMDSENHPQRPTTIEEKNTNADEDINEQPEEDQEHSKSEELPENDVEPEEKDVENNGSLDTTDGVDNDGDNSEDNTDDADIQSDSHDDPSKRNSIPVPQTPSRSNKRENDNSPLSNVENIDTAPSTPNSRQDFQTPPSGDDGSPPDVIPGGFPLPKDEEESHTATSQSEEQDSTLIIEEAGSEDHSTFTDDHETIDLTGSPLSEKDRKDVNAADESNSNATYEPEEENNRHNETNGKIDGHEDVQDTNGNVQDNGNEMTVENGEENGEENGDENGDEDDDGYDDDEEEAEIIEVSSTQISDPYKDRRELKADKQDGNVLQSPERTSPQRSIASESSFSFSEENSTPGKKAAGTIDYGSYSKGPQDRLVSRLVSNFESQMDSATETPKVERRTFSKAKLKTIVSPISGSFPADVKEESRSILSGATALGPSALAANSSPPSAEPSDQSATKESETISQSASVNNDKPTQVELEHDEPVGPPVPNLQPIPKPKRITSFQLKPIEAVKEESSSEENLIFGVCVVGFHHARGPEVEYWVGPDGDKSSVWPYLAFQSLPDGSHVRDENFCYFTLLYDDEKKIAVNTTPKRDKDGHIIEQSDFKNVTTLFGISCNRQIKTEELKHVTDDITRSTVQKSVVVVARKPIFGPIKEKLAVVTRAYFIQGDFEDRQLIDNLYENLTQIFTYKLDDASMNIGMPLRELIYRLGPKVLVILKALMLEKRVLFFASNTELLCASQFSIVSLVPNLINNLEDCGSPLLSSYETNLKKPTSLRTSDRSSLLAFMGLPLQLFAGGGIFSPYVPLQQLSELHADETKYFLVGSTNSLVLSQQNTIADIIVNVSIMRSALRMVSK; encoded by the coding sequence ATGGATCACGCGCATGAGCGAATTGAGGAAGATCACCCTGATAATGAGGGTGATTTAGAAATAACTGGATCAAATCAAGTTGAACCAACTAGAACTGAAGAGGAAATGGACTCCGAAAACCATCCTCAGAGACCAACGACCATCGAGGAGAAAAATACAAACGCTGATGAAGACATCAACGAacagccagaagaagatcaagaacaCAGCAAAAGTGAAGAGCTACCAGAAAATGACGTcgaaccagaagaaaaagatgtAGAGAATAACGGGAGTCTCGACACCACGGATGGCGTCGATAACGACGGTGACAATAGTGAAGACAACACAGACGACGCCGACATTCAAAGCGATAGCCATGATGATCCGTCCAAAAGGAATTCTATTCCTGTTCCACAGACGCCTTCTCGTAGTAATAAGAGAGAAAACGACAACAGCCCCTTATCTAATGTAGAAAATATCGATACAGCACCGTCAACTCCAAACTCACGCCAGGATTTTCAAACTCCACCCTCTGGAGACGATGGAAGTCCTCCAGACGTCATCCCAGGTGGATTTCCTTTGCctaaagatgaagaagaatcacACACTGCGACCAGCCAGTCAGAAGAGCAGGACTCAACTCTGAttattgaagaagcaggaaGCGAGGACCATAGTACCTTTACAGATGACCACGAAACGATAGATCTCACAGGTAGTCCTCTGAGTGAAAAAGACCGAAAGGatgtcaatgctgctgatgagaGCAATAGTAATGCAACGTatgagccagaagaagaaaacaacagGCATAACGAGACGAATGGCAAGATTGATGGCCACGAAGATGTTCAGGACACCAACGGCAACGTCCAGGATAATGGTAACGAAATGACCGTTGAAAATGGGGAAGAAAATGGGGAAGAAAATGGAGATGAAAAtggagatgaagatgacgacggttatgatgatgacgaagaggaagcAGAGATTATAGAAGTGAGTTCGACTCAGATTTCTGATCCATACAAAGATCGACGCGAGCTTAAGGCTGATAAACAAGATGGTAATGTCTTACAATCGCCAGAGAGGACATCTCCACAGCGGTCAATTGCATCAGAGTCGTCATTCAGCTTTTCCGAAGAAAACTCAACTCCTGGTAAAAAAGCCGCTGGAACAATAGATTATGGCTCCTATTCCAAGGGACCCCAAGATAGACTCGTTTCAAGACTGGTGAGTAATTTCGAGAGCCAAATGGATTCTGCTACTGAAACACCAAAAGTAGAAAGGCGGACTTTTAGCAAGGCCAAGCTAAAGACCATTGTTTCTCCCATATCGGGCTCGTTTCCAGCAGATGTAAAAGAGGAGTCGAGGAGTATCCTAAGTGGAGCAACTGCTCTTGGACCATCTGCATTGGCTGCCAATTCATCTCCTCCATCAGCTGAGCCTTCTGATCAGTCGGCCACGAAAGAATCTGAAACTATTTCACAATCGGCTAGTGTGAACAATGATAAGCCAACCCAAGTGGAATTGGAGCATGATGAGCCTGTTGGTCCTCCAGTACCTAATTTACAACCCATTCCTAAGCCGAAGAGGATCACCTCATTCCAGCTCAAACCTATAGAGGCAGTAAAGGAAGAGTCGTCGTCAGAAGAAAACTTGATCTTTGGAGTATGTGTTGTCGGTTTCCATCACGCCAGAGGGCCCGAGGTCGAATACTGGGTTGGGCCCGATGGTGACAAGTCATCAGTTTGGCCATACCTTGCGTTCCAGAGTTTGCCTGACGGAAGTCATGTGCGTGATGAAAACTTTTGTTACTTCACTCTGCTATATGATGACGAGAAGAAAATCGCTGTCAATACTACTCCTAAACGTGACAAAGACGGTCATATTATCGAACAGTCCGATTTCAAGAATGTCACTACACTCTTTGGTATATCTTGTAATCGACAGATTAAAACGGAAGAACTCAAGCACGTCACTGATGATATAACACGTTCTACAGTGCAAAAATCTGTTGTCGTGGTCGCACGGAAACCTATCTTCGGTCCTATCAAGGAGAAATTGGCAGTGGTCACGCGAGCATACTTCATCCAGGGTGATTTTGAAGATCGCCAATTAATTGATAATTTGTATGAAAATCTCACCCAGATATTCACCTACAAATTAGATGATGCATCCATGAACATTGGGATGCCTCTTAGAGAACTCATCTACCGACTTGGTCCTAAAGTGCTGGTTATTCTCAAAGCTCTTATGCTTGAGAAGCGAgtgcttttttttgcttccAATACAGAGTTACTATGTGCTTCACAATTTTCGATTGTTTCGTTGGTTCCGAATCTTATCAACAATCTAGAAGACTGCGGATCTCCCTTATTAAGCAGTTATGAAACTAATTTAAAGAAGCCAACAAGTCTTAGAACCAGCGATAGAAGCTCCCTATTGGCATTCATGGGTCTACCTCTTCAACTGTTTGCAGGAGGAGGAATTTTCAGTCCTTATGTGCCTTTGCAACAACTTTCTGAGCTTCATGCTGATGAGACAAAGTATTTCTTGGtcggcagcaccaactcACTTGTTCTCTCGCAACAGAACAccattgctgatattattGTCAACGTAAGTATCATGCGGAGCGCTCTGAGGATGGTCAGTAAATGA
- the AVL9 gene encoding Avl9p (Conserved protein involved in exocytic transport from the Golgi; mutation is synthetically lethal with apl2 vps1 double mutation; member of a protein superfamily with orthologs in diverse organisms; relocalizes from bud neck to cytoplasm upon DNA replication stress; GO_component: GO:0005934 - cellular bud tip [Evidence IDA] [PMID 22842922]; GO_component: GO:0005737 - cytoplasm [Evidence IEA,IEA]; GO_component: GO:0005737 - cytoplasm [Evidence IDA] [PMID 14562095]; GO_component: GO:0005737 - cytoplasm [Evidence IDA] [PMID 22842922]; GO_function: GO:0003674 - molecular_function [Evidence ND]; GO_process: GO:0006892 - post-Golgi vesicle-mediated transport [Evidence IMP] [PMID 17229886]) — protein MHLLASVKYDTYLTKIGSKPAPMLARDITGNPLTLYNNNWAKEWKMSNNYRIFNKFTDEELFDIIEPKHLGESLSSNGANAREGIAKSVSKVFGNLWGTSPTGTTQASRSPTPKNEDNTSITGETSDGSDSKSLAESVETTSHKSQKSMSSTVSSTAEQPSQEGYFAGLARWAARRRQKVTSPQPNERAESIVEEQSTAEDESVSTPTDATATTSDPSLETGTTNQSTNDRNA, from the coding sequence ATGCATTTACTTGCATCTGTAAAGTACGACACATATTTGACCAAGATCGGTTCAAAGCCAGCTCCAATGCTCGCTCGTGACATTACCGGAAATCCGCTTACTTTGTACAACAATAACTGGGCAAAGGAGTGGAAGATGTCGAACAATTACAGAATTTTCAACAAGTTTACAGACGAGGAATTATTCGATATTATTGAACCCAAACATCTTGGGGAATCCTTGTCGTCCAATGGAGCCAATGCGCGTGAAGGAATAGCGAAGAGTGTTTCTAAAGTGTTTGGCAATTTGTGGGGAACAAGTCCTACGGGCACAACTCAAGCATCTCGTAGCCCAACCCCTAAAAACGAGGACAATACGTCCATTACAGGTGAAACATCAGATGGTAGTGACTCCAAGTCGCTAGCTGAATCAGTAGAGACAACCAGCCATAAGTCGCAAAAGTCAATGAGCAGTACAGTGTCTTCTACGGCCGAACAGCCCAGTCAGGAAGGATATTTCGCTGGATTAGCAAGATGGGCGGCAAGACGTAGGCAAAAGGTAACTTCACCACAACCAAATGAACGTGCTGAGAGCATAGTTGAAGAACAGTCTACAGCTGAGGATGAGAGTGTTTCAACTCCAACTGAtgccactgctactacttCAGATCCTTCCCTGGAAACTGGTACTACCAACCAGAGTACTAATGATAGAAATGCataa